TGATGTTGATATCGATAATCTAATTGTGGTATAATGCAGTGCAATGAGCCGCACCGTCGTTGCGAACCCGTGGGCAAACGGTCAGTGCGAGTGAATGATTGCGAAGACGCCAGGCAGGATTTACCAGATAAAGACCGCACGCGGGATTGTTCGGAATCTGGTTGATCCTGTTAATCCTGTCCAAAATTCTCCCTTGAAAACCCTGTGAGTCCGAAGGCGCCGGGCGCGCAAATGTTAGCCGCGACGAGTGGCGGGTGCCGTTTTCACCGGGGGAATTGAGGTGCGAGGGCGGCCGGTCACGAAATGTTAGCAAATGTTACTCGCGAGTTCGGACGTTTGGTCCGGCGTCGCGCGTCCAGTGCGGGTGAACGGTTTCTGATTGTTCGTGTAACAGACCGGGCGGGCACGTTAGGAGGTACGGGGCGGTTCGTCATACCAGATCGATCCTCTCCATGTAACGGGTTGCGCCGGGCGTCACTTCCCCGGTCAAACAAGGACGTGTAGATTTCTCCTTGTGGGCCACGTGGGAAAGTGACAAAATCGGTCGGGTGCGCCGGTTGTGCGTTGCGTTCCGGTCACGGACAGAAATGGGAACCACCATGCGTGGCTACAAAATGCGGCTGCTGTCCTGCGCGTTGCTCGTCACACTCGTCGCGTGGCTCGTGTCGTGGGGCGGGCACGCGGCCCACGGGCAGTTCGGTGCCGTGGCCCAGCCCGTCGCCCCGGGGCAGAAGGACGTTAAGGGCAAAGAAAAGAAGGACGATCGATCGGAGCTCGACGAGAGCCTACCGTTCGCCCCGCCTTACGAGCGAGATGCCAAGAGCAAGCTCAAGGCCGCCCGCGACTATCTGGCGTTCAAAGAGCCGCCGTACAACACCATTTGTCCGCTGCTCCAAAATATTCTCGACGCGCCGAGCGACTCGTTCTTCGACGTGAAGTACAAGGTCGGCAACGAGACCCGCGTCAACCGCATCAGCGTGAAGACCGAGGCGAACCGCATTATCGCGGACTTCCAATCCGAGGGGCTCCAGTTCTACCAGCAGGCCTACGGCGCGACCGCGGCCGGCCTCCTCGACAACGCGATCGAGGCCAAGGGCGACGTGGCGATTCTCGCCGACGTGTCGCAGCGCTACTTCCACACCCGGGCCGGGGCCGAGGCGACCGTACTCCTCGGCACGCTCTACCTCGAGCGCGGGAACTTCCTCGAAGCGGCTTACGCCTTCGAGCGCCTGCTCCCGCGCAAGGACGTGGACGAGATCCTCACCCCACTCACACTCTTCAAGACCGCACTGGCGTTCAAGCGCAGTCCCGATCCCCGGCACAGCGAATTGTACAAGGAGGCCCAGGAGAAGCTCCTGAAGGCTACCCGAGACGGGGTCGCGATCGGGCGCAAGAAGTACACCCCGGAAATGATCCGCGCGGAACTGGACCGGCCCATCGAGTTGTTGCAAGCCAACGCCGTGGTCGGCGAGTGGGGCACCAAGGGCGGCAACGCGGCGCGCAACGCGATTGTGGACGGCGGCCCGCCGTTCCTCGACAAGGTGTTCGGGTTCCCGATGTTCTACGACGGCGACGACGAGGCCAACCTCTGGATCAAGGGCGAACTGGACCGGCTCTTCGCCCGCGACGGCAAGTCCAAGAGCGTCCCGCTCCCGGGGACGTTCCCGGTCACCACGGCCGACCTCATCGTGTTCCGCACCTACGACGGCGTCTACGCGGTCGCGACCCGGGACCGCGTGGCGAGCGGGCGCGTCGTCCGCGCGGGCGAGATCGCGTGGCGCTCGAAGACGACGGCCGGGCTGCACCAGTTGATTAAGAGCGACGGTACCAACGACGTGGACATGTCCCGCGACGTGAAGGCGTGGTGGACCACGTACAACAGCAAACCGGTCAACGTGTCCAGCATCTTCTACGAGAACCCGCTCATCGGCTCCCTGGCCCACGACGGCCAGAGCGTCTACTTCGTGGACGACCTCGCGATCACCCCGCCCCCGGTCTTCAACAACCCGGAGTTCGGGATCAACAACGGGCCGCAGTTCCGACACAGCGGCGACCTCGCGGGCATGGTTCGCGCCGGGCGCCTGGCCGCGGTGGACCTGAGGAGCGGGAACCTCAAGTGGGAACTCGGCCGGGTGAAGGAGTCCTCGAACGACTCGAAGGCTCAGCCGCTGCCCGCGCCCCTCACTGAGGAAGAGGCCGACAAGACCACGGACGTGTTCCGACTGTGCCTCGACTCGGTGTTCCTGTGCCCGCCGCTCCCGCTCAACGGGCGGCTCTATGTGCTGATCGAACAGTCCGGGGTCATCCGGCTCCTGTGCCTCGACCCGAAGAACCTCCAAAAGGTGCCCGGTCCGGACCCGACCCCGAAACCGGCGCTCGTGTGGAGCCAGAAGCTCGGCAAGCCTAATAACACGCTCCCCACCGACTCGGTGCGCCGGTACCAGAGCACGGCCCTCGCTGCCAGCGACGGGATCGTGGTCTGCCCGACCAACTGCGGCGTCGTCGTCGCGGTGGACGCCCGGTCCCGGAGCCTGCTCTGGGCGCACGGGTACCGGAAACTCACTCAGAACAGCCAGCCCACGATCGACCGGAACACGGGCATGCCGGTGATCTCGGCCCAACTCAAGACCGACCGGTGGCGCTCGTCGGGGCCGATCGTCAGCAACGGGCGCGTGGTTCTCACGGCTTACGACTCGGACTTCCTGCAGTGCCTCGACCTGCGCTCGGGTAAGGTACTGTGGGAGGTTCCGAAGGAGGGCACCGACCTGTACGTCGGCGGTGTGGTCAACGACCGGGTCATCGTGGTCGGGACCAACCAGATCCGGGCGTACCACCTGACCGGTGAGGACAAGGGGACGCAGCGGCCGAAGGTCGCGTGGGCGCCCGTGACGATCCCCGCCCCGACCGGGCACGGGGCCGTCGGGCGCAACGCCTTCTACGTCCCGGTGCGGCAGGACACGGCCGGGCGCGACGCGGTCCCGGCCGGGGAGATCTGGGCCGTCAGCGTCGAGGACGGCAAGATCGTTTCCAAGACCGCGGCCCGGAAGCGCAACGACACCACCGAACTCGCCAAGTACGGGATCGGGAACCTGGTGTTCCAGGACGGTTTGGTGTTCGCCCAATCGCCGTGGGAGGTCGCGGCGTACCCGCAACTGGAACTCAAGATCGCGGAGATGAACAAGCTCCTCGATAAGAACCCCAAGGACCCGCTCGGGTTGCTCACCCGGGGCGAACTGCGTCTCGACGACGGTAAGCTCCAGGAGGCGATCGCCGACTTCAAGGAGGCCGAGAAGAACAACCTGCCGCCCGAGAAGCGCCCGCTCCTGCGCGACAAACTCTACATCGTGTACACCGAACTGCTCCGGGCCGATTTCGGCGCGGGCGAGGCGCACCTCAAAGAGTACGAGGCGCTGTGCGAGATCCCGCCGGTCTCGACGGAGACCCCGGAGGACAAGGTCCGCCGCGAGGACGAGATCAAGCGCCGCAAGCGCCTCCACTACTACCTGCTGGCGCGCGGGCGCGAGACCCAGGGGCGCCTCAGCGAGGCGTTCGACCACTACCTCGCGCTCGCGAACCTGGGCGAGGGCAAGCAGTTGCTCGAAACGCCCGACGAGCCGAACGTGCGCATGCGCCCCGACGTGTGGGCGCGCGGGCGCATCGAGGCCATGATCCGCCGGGCCGCGACTCCCGAGGCGAAGAAGTCGCTCGAGGTGCGCGTCGTCAAAGAGTGGAACGCGGTCAAGGACGGGAGCAACTTGCAGCGGCTCCGCGAGTTCGTCGCGGTGTTCGGCCCGTTCTTCGACACCGGGACCGAGGCCCAGTTCAAGCTCGCCGACGTGCTGCTCGCGACCAACAACGACGCCGACGCCCGCGAAGCGCAGACGCACCTGTCGCAGCTCCGCGTGGTCTCCGACGACCCGAACGTCCGCGCCCGGGCCACCGAAGCGCTGGCACAAGTGATGATTAAGAACCGCATGATGGAGGACGCGGTCGGGCTGTACCTCCAGCTCGGGAAGGAGTACCCGAACGTCGTCATCCGCGACGGGAAGACCGGGAGCGACTTCCTCACGAACCTGCTCACGGACAAGCGCCTGCTCCCGTTCCTGGAGCCGAGCCGCTACCCGCTCCCGGCCCGTGTGAAGGCCGAGCAGCGCGAGCCGGCCAGTTCGCAGTACTACGGCCAGCAGTTCGAGGTCGAGTCCCCGACCGACCTGTTCCCCGCGTACCGCCAGTACCGGTTCACCCTCGACCAGAACGTCTCCGGCAACGGGTCCTGGGCGCTCCGCGGGTTCGACCGCTCCACCGGCAACGAGCGCGTCCGGTTCCCCAACATGGCGAACCAGAACCTGTACTCGAGCAGCGGCGGCGCGATCCCGTGGTCCAAGTTCGTTCAGGGGAACGGGCACCTGATGCTCGTCCAGATGGGCATGACGGTGTACTGTTTCGACCTGGCCGAGAAGAAGGAGCTGTGGAACAAGAACCTGCTCCCCGGCGAGCCGCTCCAGCCGAACATGAGCTACGCGGTCGAGATCACGCCCGACGGCGAGTGCGAACTGCGGCTGGCCAACGGCGTGAAGGTGCCGATGGGTCGGGCCACGGTGCTCCAGTCGAACTACGTGTGCCTCCTGACGTCCGAGGGGTTGGAGGCCATCGAGCCGACGACCCGGCGCGTGCTGTGGACGCGCCAGGGGGTGCCGGAGCGGACCAACGTTCACGGCGACGGGCGGTACATCGTGCTGGTGGAAACCGAATCGGGCGGGGGTCACAAGCCCGTCTCGACGAAGCTGCTCCGGGCCGTGGACGGGATGCAGGTCGAGAACTCGCCGGACTCCGGGCGCGTGCTCGCCAACGCCAAGTCGTACCGCATCATCGGGCGCACGGCGCTCATCGCGTCGGGCACGGGCGACCAGCCCCGCGCGCTGCGCCTGTACGATCTCGCGACCGGGAAGGACGTGTGGAAGAAGGAGTACGACGCGAAGGCGGTCCCGATCTCGTCGCCGCTCAACCCCGACTGGACCGGGTTCGTCAAGTCCGACGGCACCGCGGAGATCTTCTCCGTGCGGACCGGCGAGGTGATCGCGGCGCTCAAGATCGACCAGAAGAACGTCGCGTCTCACCTGAAGGCGTGTTCCGGGGCGCAGGTGCTCGCGGACGGGGACCGGTACTACTTGATCCTCGACCAGGAGGCCAACGCGGGCCGGCAGCTCAACATCGCTTCAATGGTCCGGTCCCAACGAGTCAACGGCCCCATTTACGCCTTTGACCGCGGGACCGGCAAGCGGCTCTGGGTGTACGAGGGGGTTCTCGACAACCAGCAGATCATCCTCGAACAGTTCAACGAACTGCCAGTGATTATGGCCGCCGCGGTAGCGATGAACCCGAACGGCGGGCAATACGTCCACAACGTGGTGGTGATCGAAAAGGAGCGCGGGCGCCTGCTCTTTAACAAACCGCTGGGTTACAACGGGAACCAGTTCAATTTAATTGTGGACTCGAAGAACGGGACGATTACTCTGAACCGATACGACGTGTCGGTCCGCATTCAGGCCGACGAGAAGAAGCCCGACGACGCGAAAAAGTAAGTGATTTTGGTGCATCCGGTCGTTGTTGGTGCTCACATTTGAAGATCGATTCCGGACGTTGGTGTCACAGATTGTGACGCCAACATCCGGAGCCGATTTGTCACGCTTTTCCTCAACCGATTGGAAATCCCGGCGTTCGTACCCGGTTTTCTTCCCCTCTCCGATTCGGTGGTCAATCACTGCCCACTGCTGTTAATCTGTTGTCCCTCGGTCGTCTTCTACCCGTACCCCACGTTCCGAACGATCCCTCGCAGGTCGAACGACGGTGGGTTCCCGTGGGAGAGTCTTCATGCCTCGCAGCTGGTTGCTCGCGACCCTGGCGGCGTGTGTGGTGGGCGGCGTGATCGCCGTTCCCGCACCCCAACCGGCCTGCGCTGCCGACGACAAGGACAAGGAACAGAAGAAGGCCATCGAGAAGGCGGTGGAACGGGGACTCGAGTACCTGAAGAAGACTCAGGCCCAGGACGGCCACTGGGAAGCGCAGGGGGGGCAATACCCGACCACGATGACCGCGCTTTCGGGTATGGCGTTCCTCATGGAAGGCAGCACGCTCAAGGAAGGTAAATACTCCGATCAGGTGAAGAAGGCCGTCGATTGGTTCCTCGCCCCGGCACGCCAGCAAGCCAACGGCATGCTCGGCGACGTCCGCAACCCCACCGAATCGACCCGGTACATGTACGGTCAGGGTTTCGGGACGATGTTCCTGGCGAGCGTGTACGGGGAAGAGGAAGACAAGGAGCAGCGCGAGAAGCTCGAGAAGCTGCTGAAGAAGGCGGTGGAGTTCATCTGCAAGGCCCAGACCCTCAAGAAGCACCGCAAGGCCGAGGGCAAGGACGTGGACATCGGCGGGTGGGGTTACGTCAGCGCCGCCGACGGGGGGAACTTCGACGAAGGGTCCGTGACCATCACCGCGCTCCAGGGGCTACGCGCGGCGCGGAACGCGGGGATCCCGGTTCCCAAGGAGAACATCGACAAGGCCGTGAACTACCTCGAGGCCTGCACCACCACCGACGGCGGTATCATCTACAACTACCTGGGTGGTGTGGCCGGTCGCGGACAGGAGCGCCCGCCGCTGACGGCCGCGGCGATCTGCTGTGGGTTCAGCGCGGGTCAGTACAAGACCGAGCTTCCTAAGCGCTGGCTCAAATACTGCAAGGACCACGAGAGCACGTTCCTGGCGAAGGGTCGCCAGGCTCACGACGAGTACCAGACGTACTACTTCGGTCAGGCCATGTACTCACTGGGCGACGAACGGTACGGGGAGATGTTCCCGGACCAGAAGGAAAAGGACAAGTGGCTCTCCTGGGCGCGGTTCAAGGACTGCTACTTCCCACAAATCCTCGACAACCAAAACAAGAACAGCGGTTCCTGGGAGCAGAGCTCCATTTCGCCCGTCTACGTGACGAGCATCAATCTGTGTTTGCTCCAATTAGATAAGGGCATTCTGCCCATCTACCAGCGCTGACTGTGTTGTGTCGACCGGCGGGGTTGTACCGACCCTGCCTGCCGGCACACTTTGCCCGAGCGGTAAAGTCGCACTTTGTACGCGACGAGATCACCCGGCAAAGTGTATTGTGATCCTCACACTCGACCCCCTTTACCCAAATTCCTGAGAGCGAAGCAGCGATGAGCACCCCCGGGCAAATGGCGCAGAGCGAAGTCGACTCCATTCACAAGCTCAAGACGGCGTTCGATAACATCAAGAAGCAGTTGACCCGCGTCATCGTCGGTCAGGACCAGGTGATCGAGGAACTGCTCATCGCCCTCTTCAGCAAGGGCCACTGCATGCTGGAAGGCGTGCCCGGGCTGGCGAAGACGCTCATGATTAGCACGCTCTCGCGGTGCTTGTCGCTCGAATTCAGCCGCATCCAGTTCACGCCCGACCTGATGCCCGCCGACATCACCGGCACGGACTTCATCGAGAAGAACCCGGCCACCGGGTCGTTCGAGCTGCTGTTCCGGCCCGGTCCGCTGTTCTCGAACATGGTGCTCGCGGACGAAATCAACCGGACCCCGCCCCGCACCCAGGCCGCGCTCCTCGAAGCGATGCAGGAGCGCCAGGTGTCCGTCGGGCGCGTGCGCCACAAACTCGCGAACCCGTTCTTCGTGCTCGCGACTCAGAACCCGATCGAACAGGAAGGGACGTACCCGCTGCCCGAAGCTCAGCAGGACCGCTTCATGTTCAAGGTGTACGTCCACTACCCGTCGTTCAACGAGGAGTTCGAGATCGCCCGGCGCACGACCGGGGTGGTGTCGGACGAGATCACCCCGGTGCTCTCCGGCGAGCAGATCCAGGAGATCCAGACGCTGGTCCGTAAGGTGCCGGTGACCGACCACGTGATCCACTACTGCCTCGCGCTCGTGCGCCAGACGCGCATCGGGGAGCCGGGCACGCCGAAGTTCATCAAGGACTGGTTGAGTTGGGGCGCCGGTCCCCGCGCGGTGCAGAACCTGATCCTCGGGGGCAAGGCCCGCGCGCTGCTCTACGGCCGCGCCCACGTGACCACCGAGGACATCAAGGCCCTCGCGCTCCCGATCCTCCGGCACCGCATCCTGACGAACTTCACCGCCGCGTCCGAGGGCGTGACCACCGACGTGGTCATCAAGAAGCTGGTCGAGGAGACCCCGGAGAAAGAGGGGGCGCTGCTCGGCGACCCCAGGTTCCAGAAGATGTTCGCGTCGTAAGTGGGTTCGGGGTCCGGGTTCCGCGCGCCAAGTCGGGAACCCGGGCCTATTTCTGGTGCGCCACTTGGAAACGGCCCCATCGGACCCATTGGAACTGAATCGTCATGGCCAAGCGCAGCGACTCCGACAACCCGCGCCGGTTCCTCGACCCGAAGGTGATCGCCCGCATTTCGCAGCTCGACCTACGGGCGCGCCAGGTGGTCGAAGGGTTCCTGTCGGGGATGCACAAGAGCCCCGTGTACGGGCAGAGCGTGGAGTTCGTCCAGCACCGCGAGTACATGCCCGGCGACGACCTGCGCCGCATCGACTGGAAGGTGTGGCAGCGGTCCGATAAGTTCGTGATTAAGCAGTACGAAGCGGAGACGAACTTGCGCTCCTACGTGGTCGTGGACGCGAGCGAGTCCATGCTCTACGGGGCGGACAAGCACCGCAAAGCGGGCACGCTGTACAAGTACGACTACGTCGCGACGGCCGCCGCGTGTCTCGCGTACATGACCGTCAAGCAGCAGGACTCGTGCGGGCTCATCACGTTCGACTCGGACGTGCGCGAGGCGATCCCGCCCCGCAGCTCGGTGCGCCACATGGACGCCGTGACCAAGGCGCTCCACGTGTCGAACCCGCGCGAGAAGACCGACATGGTCAAGATCATGCGCCAGGTCGCGGAGAGCATGCCGAGCCGCGGGCTGGTGCTCGTGTTCTCGGACCTGCTGTGCGACCGGGAGGGGATCTTCAAGGGGCTGGAGATGCTCCGGCACCGGCGCCACGACGTGATGATGTTCCACATCCTCGACGACGACGAGCTGCTGTTCCCGTTCTCCGGGATGACGAAGTTCGAGGGCCTCGAACAGCTCCCGGACCTGTTGTGCGACCCGCGCTCGCTCCGCGAGGGGTACCTGGAAGAACTGGAGCTCTACCTCACCGAGGTGCGCCGCGGGTGTACCCGGATCGGGGTCGACTATACGCTCCTCCGCACCAGTGATTACATGGACGCGGTCCTCTCGAAGTTCCTCTTCCAGCGGATGTCCACGCGGGCACCGGCCCGGCGCTGACCCGAACGCACCGACTACCGCCCGGCGCAGCCCGGGACACTGGCCCGCTCCCTAAACCGGTGAAGCGAGCCGCGCGGCACCCCGAACCGACCACCGACGCCGAGACCCGCACCGATGCTCTCGCAGTTCCTCAACCCGTGGACGTTCCTGGCCGGGGCGGTCCTCGTCAGCGTGCCGATCATCATCCACCTGATCAACCGGATCCGGTACCGGCGCGTCAAGTGGGCGGCGATGGAGTTCTTGCTGAAGGCGCAGAAGCGCATGCGCCGGCGCAAGATCCTGGAGCAACTGCTCCTGCTCCTCCTGCGCTGCCTGCTCGTGTTCCTCGTGGGCGTCCTGTTCGCGCGGTACATCGGCGGGTGCGGCGGTAAGGAGGGGATGGAGACGCGGGCGACCACGCACCTCGTCATCCTCGACGATACCCCCAGCATGGCCGATGCGTGGCGCCGGGACGACGGCACCCCGACCGACGCCTTCGGCGAGGCCAAGCGGCTCGTTTACGAGAAGCTGATGCCGGCCACGGCCGAGGCGACGACCAACCAGACCATGCAGGTGATGCGGCTCTCGGAACTCGACAAACCGTTCCCGGCGAAGACCGACGACGCGAAGGTGAACGCGCTGGCGACCGACGCGATGGAGGGGCACTTGAAGCCGCTCCAGGTGTCCACCGTCCGAAAGAGCCTCAAAGACGGCCTCGACGCGGCCCGCGCGCTGCTCGGCAACGCCCCCCCGACCAACGCGAAAGTGGTCCACGTGATCTCCGACACGCGGAACATCGACTGGACCGAGGACGGTGACACGATTAAGGGCAAGCTCACGGAACTGAAGGATCTCGGGGTCACGGTCCACTTCATCGACGTGGTGAGCCCCGCGCGCAAGCCGGACCGCAAGTCCCCGCAGTCCAGCAACAACGTGTCCATCATCGAGGTCAAACCGCGCAACCGGATCGTCGCGGCCAACCAACAAACCGACATCGAGGTCCGGGTCAAGAACTTCGGATCGACCGACCTCAAGGAGGTCCGGGTCGACTTCTACCTCAACGGGGTCAAGGACACGATCCCGTCGATGGTGTTCTCCAGCCTCCCGGCCAATCAGGAGAAGGTCCAGTCGTGCCAGGCGACGTTCACGCAGACCGGGTCGCGCGACCGCCCACTGGACCGGTTCAACCTCGTGACCGCGGCCCTCGCGACCGTCGAGGCCGGTGACTTCGCGGCCGACAACGTGCGCCACACGGTCGTCGAGGTGCGCCCGAAGCTCCAGGTGCTCGTGGTCGACGGGCGCGTCGACAAGCGCGACAAGCAGGAGGGCGACAGCTTCTACCTCCGCAAACTGTTCATCGACTCGTTCGGCGGGATCGACTGGGTCGCGACCGAGGCCCCGAGACTCGACGGTATCGACCTGCGCCCGTTCACCACCGTGTACCTGCTCAACGTCCCGCAACTCAGTGCGGCCGCGGTCGATAATCTCGACCGGTTCGTTAAGGGCGGTGGCGGCGTCGGGGTGTTCCTCGGGCCGGACGTGAAGCCGGAAGAGTACACCGCACGGATGTACAAAGACGGGCAGGGGTTCTTCCCCGTACCCCTATCGAGCAAGGAACCGGTCGTACTGACGGACGACCAAAAAGTCGCCCGCGAGATCGCGTTCGGGAAGCGCGTGATCCTCCGGAACCCGACCAACCGGATGCACCCGGCCCTGTACTCGATCTACACCAACGAGCGCGGGGGGACCGCGAAGGACAGCGAGGTCGAACGGTACTTCTTGTTCACCAACATCGACTCGTACTGGCCGGTAGCCCGGCGCGGGAGCTGGCGCGACAGCGAATCGGTGAAGGAACTGTACTGTATGCCGAACGAGAAGCCGATCGCGGAGTTCGAGCAGGAGGCCAAGGATCTGGTGCGGGCCGTTCGGGGCAAGTCCGGCGACGCGAAGTTCGAGAAGGCCCGCAAGTTCCTGACCCCGCTCCTCAGGAGCATCGAAGAGACCCCGGCCCAGGTCGGCGTGCCGCTCTCGCTGCTCGCGCGGCACCTGGACCAGTTGCTCTGCGACCAGATCAACGACGGCGACGAGAGCGAACCGGTCCTGCGCGACTTCTGGAACCAGCCCGAACTGGCCGAGATCAAGCCGCTCGCGCTGCAGCTCCGGGACAAGGCCAAGTTCGGCGACCCGCTGTACATCACGAAGGAGCACGGGCGCGGGCGCGTCGCGGTGATGACCACCGACGCCGGCGGCACGCACGCGGGCAACAAGCAGTGGACCGACTGGCCCTCGGGCAAGGGCAGCCCGGGCTGGGTGGTCGTGGTGAGCGAGATGCAGAAGTACCTGGCCGGTGGCGGCGGCGAAGAGAACTTGTCGCTCGGCGACCGGTTCTTTACTGAGTTCGAGGCCGCGCGGTACAAACCGTCCACGGTGCGCCACCTGTTAACGTTCGACCCGGTCAAGTCCGAAAAGCCCGCGGGCGGGTTGAACCCCAAGGCGCTCGGCGATCAGGCCCTCGACCAGCCCGCGAACGCGGTCGACGCGGCCCCGGACGCCCCGCGGCGCCCGTTCCAGTTGTCCTACGCCGACGCGAAGGTGCCCGGGGCGTACATCTTCAGCCTGACGCGGCTCAAGGGCGACAAGGACCCGCCCGGCACACCCGCGGAGCAGCCGGACTACGCCGTCGTTGCGTTCAACGTGGACGCGAAGCGCGAGGGCGACCTGACCCGCGCCAACACCGACGACCTCGGCCAGTGGACCGACAAGGCCCCGCTGCACAACATCGAAGACCTGTCGTGGATCGACCAGCTCAAGCAGAAGCCGACCGACCTGTCGAGCCGGCGCTGGCTGTACCTGCTCGTCCTGCTCCTGCTGATCGCGGAACAGGCCTGGGCGGTGCGGATGAGCTACCACGCGAAGCCGGAAGACCTGGACCTGCTGGCCCCCAGTGCGGCGGCCGCGTTCGCTCACACAACGGCCGCGCCGCAGGTGCAGGCCAGTGAGCCCGCGGTCTCGGCTTAAACGGCCCGCGCGCCGTGGGTGTTACGGCGCGCCAGAACACCAACACACGAACCAACACGACCGGACACCCGCGAGCAGGCGATGAACGAAACAACGACGACCAAAAAGAGCGAGTTCGTGTTCCGGCGACTGTCCGACTCGTTCGACCAGTTCACCGGCGACGCGACGGCCGCGTTCGTCGGGAACATCTACTGTCAGGTACTTCTGGCGCTCGTGGTGCTGGCGCTGGTCGCGCGCGTCACCTACAAGTACGCGAGCGCCCACAAACTCCAGCCCGGCGCGAAGGACCCGCTCGCCGCGCGCCTCCGGCTCGGGTTCTGGCTGGCGCTGATCGGGTACGTCGCGGTCGGGATGTACTTCTACAACATCCGTGATTCCGAGCCGTCCAAGGGGACCGGCGACACGCTCGCGACGACCGGCACCGGCAACGTCGTGAAGTGGTACGCGCTCACCATCGGGCTGTTCGCCCTGGGGACGGTCTTCGTCGCCCTCATGTACGTCCGGGACTCCCGGACCGTGCGCTGGTACTTCGCCGCGCCGCTCGCGCTCCTGCGGATCACGGTGTACGCGATCCTCGCGCTCGTGTTCCTGCTCCCCGCGATCCAGACCTGGGAGGACACGAACAAACAGTCCCGCGTCGTGGTCCTGCTCGACATCAGCCCGAGCGTGACCGAGGTGACCGACGAGATCGGCTCCGCGGCGTCGAAGAAGTCCCGGACCCGGATGGACGTGCTCATCGAGTTCCTCACGGACGAGAAGATCGCGTTCATGAAGAACCTGTTGGAGAAGAACCCGGTCGCGGTGTACGCCTTCGGCACGCGGCTCGACGAGTCCCCGACGATGGTGGCCCAGAGTGACGCGGTGTGGTCGAAGGCGGACTGGGAGGCGTTCCGCAAGTACGATTTCAAGCCGTTCGTGCTCCGCGGGCTCTCGGACGAGGGCAAGAAGAAGCTCGCCGAGGGGCGCGAGTGGGGCGACGGTCCCGGAACGGCGGACTGGGCACAGGCGTGGTTCGCGAAAAAGGCCGACGCGGAACTGAAGTCGTTCGCGAACCTCGAATCCGATGACGACGTCACTGTTCTTCGCAAGAACCTTGAAAAGCTCGACAAGCGCATTGACGTGGCCCGCACCATCACGCTGGGCACCAACGTGCCCGATTCGATCTCCGCGGCGATCAACCGCGAGTCGGCCAACATGGTGCAGGGCATCATCGTCCTGTCGGACGGGCGCAGCAACCTCGGCTCGGATTCGAGCATCATCGAGCTCCGGAGCCACGCGCTCCGCGAGAAGATCCCGGTGTTCACGATCACGGTGGGCGAGGAGCGGACCTCGGCCGCGATCACCATCACCGACGTGCAGGCGCCCGACAGCGCACCGATCGACGAGGCGTGGAAGATCATCGTCGAGGCCGACGGAGTGAACCTGCCGGGTAAAGAGGTCGAAGTAACGCTCGACCTCTGGTTGCCCGGCCGCGACGTGAAGGTCATACCACCGGATCAACAGATCACCCAGAAACTCGTGTTCGCGCCGGGCGACCCGCCGCACGGCCAGACCGAGTTTGTCATCGACCCGGCCAAGTTGCCCGAAACCCTCACGGTGGACTCGAAGGACGCGGCCATCAAGAA
This region of Gemmata massiliana genomic DNA includes:
- a CDS encoding AAA family ATPase, translated to MSTPGQMAQSEVDSIHKLKTAFDNIKKQLTRVIVGQDQVIEELLIALFSKGHCMLEGVPGLAKTLMISTLSRCLSLEFSRIQFTPDLMPADITGTDFIEKNPATGSFELLFRPGPLFSNMVLADEINRTPPRTQAALLEAMQERQVSVGRVRHKLANPFFVLATQNPIEQEGTYPLPEAQQDRFMFKVYVHYPSFNEEFEIARRTTGVVSDEITPVLSGEQIQEIQTLVRKVPVTDHVIHYCLALVRQTRIGEPGTPKFIKDWLSWGAGPRAVQNLILGGKARALLYGRAHVTTEDIKALALPILRHRILTNFTAASEGVTTDVVIKKLVEETPEKEGALLGDPRFQKMFAS
- a CDS encoding DUF58 domain-containing protein encodes the protein MAKRSDSDNPRRFLDPKVIARISQLDLRARQVVEGFLSGMHKSPVYGQSVEFVQHREYMPGDDLRRIDWKVWQRSDKFVIKQYEAETNLRSYVVVDASESMLYGADKHRKAGTLYKYDYVATAAACLAYMTVKQQDSCGLITFDSDVREAIPPRSSVRHMDAVTKALHVSNPREKTDMVKIMRQVAESMPSRGLVLVFSDLLCDREGIFKGLEMLRHRRHDVMMFHILDDDELLFPFSGMTKFEGLEQLPDLLCDPRSLREGYLEELELYLTEVRRGCTRIGVDYTLLRTSDYMDAVLSKFLFQRMSTRAPARR
- a CDS encoding BatA domain-containing protein — its product is MLSQFLNPWTFLAGAVLVSVPIIIHLINRIRYRRVKWAAMEFLLKAQKRMRRRKILEQLLLLLLRCLLVFLVGVLFARYIGGCGGKEGMETRATTHLVILDDTPSMADAWRRDDGTPTDAFGEAKRLVYEKLMPATAEATTNQTMQVMRLSELDKPFPAKTDDAKVNALATDAMEGHLKPLQVSTVRKSLKDGLDAARALLGNAPPTNAKVVHVISDTRNIDWTEDGDTIKGKLTELKDLGVTVHFIDVVSPARKPDRKSPQSSNNVSIIEVKPRNRIVAANQQTDIEVRVKNFGSTDLKEVRVDFYLNGVKDTIPSMVFSSLPANQEKVQSCQATFTQTGSRDRPLDRFNLVTAALATVEAGDFAADNVRHTVVEVRPKLQVLVVDGRVDKRDKQEGDSFYLRKLFIDSFGGIDWVATEAPRLDGIDLRPFTTVYLLNVPQLSAAAVDNLDRFVKGGGGVGVFLGPDVKPEEYTARMYKDGQGFFPVPLSSKEPVVLTDDQKVAREIAFGKRVILRNPTNRMHPALYSIYTNERGGTAKDSEVERYFLFTNIDSYWPVARRGSWRDSESVKELYCMPNEKPIAEFEQEAKDLVRAVRGKSGDAKFEKARKFLTPLLRSIEETPAQVGVPLSLLARHLDQLLCDQINDGDESEPVLRDFWNQPELAEIKPLALQLRDKAKFGDPLYITKEHGRGRVAVMTTDAGGTHAGNKQWTDWPSGKGSPGWVVVVSEMQKYLAGGGGEENLSLGDRFFTEFEAARYKPSTVRHLLTFDPVKSEKPAGGLNPKALGDQALDQPANAVDAAPDAPRRPFQLSYADAKVPGAYIFSLTRLKGDKDPPGTPAEQPDYAVVAFNVDAKREGDLTRANTDDLGQWTDKAPLHNIEDLSWIDQLKQKPTDLSSRRWLYLLVLLLLIAEQAWAVRMSYHAKPEDLDLLAPSAAAAFAHTTAAPQVQASEPAVSA